In a single window of the Pyrococcus sp. NA2 genome:
- a CDS encoding ZPR1 zinc finger domain-containing protein: MSSVEDELKPEKIQEIRLGDCPVCGGKGTLKALQFIHRIPYFGEVMESTVICEKCGFRSADVMVLEEREPRVYEVKVENERDLFIRVVRSKSGTIELEELGIKIEPGPAAEGFVSNIEGVLERVKEVLLMARNFKKEENDEEAVKRIDELLKYIEEVKEGKKPLTVRIMDPFGNSALIGEKVKSRKLTEEEIKSLSTGPYVTVEPPQQ; this comes from the coding sequence GTGAGCTCGGTGGAGGATGAGTTAAAGCCTGAAAAGATACAGGAGATAAGGCTCGGAGATTGTCCAGTGTGCGGTGGTAAGGGAACCCTTAAGGCTCTTCAGTTCATCCACAGGATACCATATTTTGGGGAGGTCATGGAGTCAACGGTTATCTGTGAGAAGTGTGGATTTCGAAGTGCAGATGTCATGGTTCTAGAGGAAAGGGAGCCCAGGGTTTATGAGGTCAAGGTCGAAAACGAGAGGGATCTCTTCATAAGAGTTGTGAGGAGCAAAAGTGGGACGATAGAGCTCGAGGAACTTGGAATAAAGATAGAACCTGGGCCTGCAGCTGAAGGGTTCGTGAGCAACATAGAGGGAGTTCTGGAGAGAGTTAAAGAGGTTTTATTGATGGCGAGGAACTTTAAAAAGGAGGAAAATGATGAAGAAGCAGTAAAGAGAATAGACGAACTGTTAAAGTACATAGAGGAAGTCAAAGAAGGCAAAAAGCCCTTAACCGTTAGAATAATGGATCCCTTTGGCAATAGTGCCCTTATTGGAGAGAAAGTTAAGAGCAGAAAGCTCACCGAGGAAGAGATAAAGAGTCTAAGTACTGGACCTTACGTTACTGTGGAACCTCCTCAGCAATAA
- a CDS encoding glycogen debranching N-terminal domain-containing protein produces MLSNGLMFVVESGEMEGVYAFDTRFLKDLNLEIKGLKLIDERKEGFKKDVLYYLGDSNVVAIRERTLKERAYVESLSIYNSSSNYIRLKVSYSFKVPMEDIFEVRGFGGVKIRRRIIREGNIYRYVGIDGVERRLKVRSNMEIRKYSLEREINLAPFSFIRLYVEFRPKISYKVPFEPGEKLERKFISNSRLLNRIVNKALKELEALTLKTKLGKIAIAGLPYFGTIFGRDCIITALFLLPWYPEYAKGTLKFLSGKHSIQEMRKNQGKFPMKSDMENYPSLEGFPSHPTMEQSMQLLYT; encoded by the coding sequence ATGCTCTCGAACGGATTGATGTTTGTAGTTGAGAGTGGAGAAATGGAAGGCGTCTATGCCTTTGACACGAGATTTCTCAAGGATTTGAACTTAGAAATTAAAGGATTAAAGCTTATAGATGAGAGAAAAGAGGGATTTAAGAAAGATGTCCTCTACTATCTAGGGGATAGCAACGTTGTAGCGATTAGAGAAAGAACTCTCAAAGAAAGGGCATATGTAGAGAGTCTCAGTATTTACAATTCATCTTCCAACTACATAAGGCTCAAGGTTTCCTACTCTTTCAAGGTTCCCATGGAAGATATATTTGAGGTCAGGGGATTTGGAGGTGTAAAGATAAGGAGGAGAATTATCAGAGAAGGGAACATCTATAGATACGTTGGAATTGACGGAGTTGAGAGAAGACTTAAAGTAAGGAGTAACATGGAAATTCGCAAGTATTCACTTGAAAGGGAGATAAATTTAGCTCCTTTTTCGTTTATTAGGCTTTATGTTGAATTTAGACCAAAGATATCCTATAAAGTTCCATTTGAACCTGGAGAGAAATTAGAGAGGAAATTCATATCAAATTCCAGATTACTGAACCGTATAGTAAATAAGGCGTTAAAAGAATTGGAGGCTCTAACTCTGAAGACAAAATTAGGGAAAATTGCGATTGCTGGATTACCGTACTTTGGAACTATCTTCGGAAGGGATTGCATAATTACGGCTCTATTCCTACTTCCCTGGTATCCAGAATATGCCAAAGGGACTTTAAAATTTCTCAGTGGAAAACATTCAATCCAAGAAATGAGGAAGAACCAGGGAAAATTCCCCATGAAATCAGATATGGAGAACTATCCCTCTCTGGAAGGCTTCCCTTCTCACCCTACTATGGAACAGTCGATGCAACTCCTCTATACGTGA
- a CDS encoding amylo-alpha-1,6-glucosidase, with amino-acid sequence MILASEYLRWSGDRKFINELKPALTLAIEWILRKIDEERYIRYSPGILKNKGWKDSKEGVPTEDGKPTKPPVALVEVQGYAYRALLEAAELNLTFHDPKRLIRKAKELRRRFNRDFWVGEFYGMALNGEDEPSKIVSSNMGHLLFTGIADREDKIVDRLFEEDMLGKWGIRTLSSSEKAYNPLSYHNGSVWPHDNAIIALGLSRIGERGKALEIAKRIFLAAAKLKGLPEFYGGIDSEYPVVPPRSNYPQAWSSASIFALLRAILGLEAGKLEPALPKGIRIKTRIFINGKEEVIRAQGVFTSS; translated from the coding sequence GTGATATTAGCCTCAGAATACCTAAGATGGAGTGGGGATAGGAAATTCATAAATGAACTTAAACCAGCCTTAACCCTGGCAATTGAATGGATACTCAGGAAAATAGATGAGGAAAGATACATAAGGTATAGCCCTGGAATTTTAAAGAATAAGGGATGGAAAGACTCCAAGGAAGGTGTTCCAACGGAGGATGGAAAACCAACGAAACCTCCTGTTGCCCTTGTCGAGGTTCAGGGTTACGCTTATAGGGCGCTTTTGGAGGCTGCCGAGCTAAATTTAACATTTCATGATCCAAAGAGGTTAATTAGAAAGGCCAAAGAATTAAGAAGAAGATTCAATCGAGATTTTTGGGTAGGAGAGTTTTATGGCATGGCGTTGAATGGGGAGGACGAACCATCAAAGATTGTATCATCAAACATGGGTCATCTCCTCTTTACTGGAATAGCGGATAGGGAAGATAAAATTGTGGATAGACTTTTTGAGGAAGATATGCTAGGCAAATGGGGGATAAGAACGCTCAGTTCTTCAGAAAAGGCATACAACCCGTTAAGTTATCACAACGGTAGTGTATGGCCCCATGACAATGCAATAATAGCCCTTGGATTATCCAGAATTGGAGAGAGAGGTAAGGCACTTGAAATTGCGAAGAGGATTTTCTTGGCGGCTGCAAAGTTAAAGGGACTTCCAGAATTCTATGGGGGGATAGACAGTGAATATCCAGTGGTACCTCCAAGGTCGAACTATCCACAGGCATGGAGCTCTGCTAGTATCTTCGCATTGTTAAGAGCAATCCTTGGACTTGAAGCAGGTAAACTTGAACCAGCACTCCCAAAGGGGATTAGAATTAAGACAAGGATCTTCATAAATGGTAAGGAAGAAGTTATAAGGGCTCAGGGGGTGTTCACGTCATCATAG